The following proteins are encoded in a genomic region of Natronogracilivirga saccharolytica:
- the rho gene encoding transcription termination factor Rho: protein MDQLEEKTLKELQEIARNAGLKPVTGLRKQTLIDRLREHARQQAQTLISFDGDDGDDAASSKTDENDQSTRKDDSQSSREEREQSESPPTGLYRKKDLSKYKKPAQGAGSSQKAKKSSSGQASDKSPGHSAESPESKSARTAGSGEAAGKAEKQQKQAKEKSDLHKEAQKDPRKDSRKESRKPDRPEKSEKESAGKKDRAAQSGQDLIPSKSDNNKKKNVHEVLPESDAATLEERLKEIEPKLGGYLINEGTLEILPDGYGFLRSVNYHYSASPDDIYVSPSQIKRFCLKQGDSVIGIIRPPKIGERYFALLRVDGVNGRIPADMDSRKDFDELLPVYPDSRYVLEYNRTEYTTRLVDLFSPIGKGQRGVIVAQPKTGKTTILRNIANAVSTNNPDTKIIILLIDERPEEVTEMERNVVDAEVIASTFDQRPENHIGLAEIVFEKAKRMVESGHDVLVLMDSITRLARAYNICSNTGRTMSGGVDAEALKKPRKLFSSARNIEDGGSLTIVATALVDTGSRMDDVIFEEFKGTGNMELVLDRRLSERRIFPSIDVFKSGTRREDLLVEEAEREKVVLLRRYLTTMTPHEAMEFLLDKIKGTRDNKEFLLSMNQ from the coding sequence TTGGATCAATTAGAAGAAAAAACACTAAAAGAGTTGCAGGAAATTGCCCGGAATGCAGGGCTGAAACCTGTGACCGGTTTACGCAAACAGACTCTGATTGACCGGTTGCGTGAACATGCCCGACAGCAGGCTCAAACACTCATAAGTTTTGACGGTGATGATGGTGACGATGCCGCTTCTTCGAAAACGGATGAGAATGATCAGAGCACCCGGAAAGACGATTCGCAGAGTTCCCGCGAGGAGAGAGAGCAGTCTGAATCCCCGCCTACCGGTCTTTACCGTAAAAAGGATCTGAGCAAGTACAAAAAGCCGGCACAGGGAGCCGGGAGTTCACAGAAGGCGAAAAAGTCATCCTCCGGTCAGGCTTCTGATAAATCCCCTGGTCATTCCGCAGAATCGCCGGAATCAAAATCCGCCCGAACCGCCGGATCCGGAGAAGCAGCCGGTAAAGCTGAAAAGCAGCAAAAGCAGGCTAAGGAGAAATCCGATCTTCACAAAGAAGCTCAAAAAGATCCGCGAAAGGATTCCCGAAAAGAATCCCGTAAGCCTGACAGACCCGAAAAATCAGAAAAAGAATCAGCAGGTAAAAAAGACAGGGCAGCACAATCCGGACAGGATCTGATTCCTTCAAAATCCGATAATAACAAAAAGAAGAACGTTCACGAGGTTCTTCCCGAGTCGGATGCCGCGACACTCGAAGAACGCCTGAAAGAGATTGAACCCAAACTTGGTGGTTATCTGATTAATGAAGGCACACTGGAGATCCTGCCAGACGGATACGGATTTCTCAGATCAGTCAACTACCACTATTCGGCAAGTCCGGATGATATCTACGTATCTCCTTCGCAAATAAAGAGGTTCTGCCTGAAACAGGGTGACAGCGTGATCGGTATCATCCGTCCGCCCAAAATCGGCGAGCGCTATTTTGCTCTTCTCAGAGTAGATGGTGTCAACGGGCGTATTCCGGCCGATATGGATTCACGGAAAGATTTTGATGAGCTGCTGCCGGTTTATCCAGACAGCCGCTATGTACTTGAATACAACCGGACAGAGTACACTACCCGTCTGGTTGATCTCTTTTCCCCGATTGGCAAGGGACAGCGGGGCGTTATCGTGGCACAGCCGAAAACCGGAAAAACCACCATTCTCAGAAACATTGCCAACGCGGTTTCAACGAACAATCCGGATACCAAGATCATCATTCTTCTGATCGACGAGCGGCCGGAGGAGGTGACCGAAATGGAGCGAAACGTGGTTGATGCCGAGGTCATTGCTTCCACCTTTGATCAGAGACCTGAAAACCATATCGGACTGGCTGAAATCGTGTTTGAAAAAGCAAAGCGGATGGTCGAAAGCGGCCACGATGTGCTTGTACTCATGGACTCGATTACCCGTCTTGCCCGGGCCTACAACATTTGTTCGAACACGGGTCGTACGATGTCGGGCGGTGTGGATGCCGAAGCTCTGAAAAAACCGCGTAAGCTTTTCAGTTCGGCCAGGAATATTGAAGACGGTGGCAGCCTCACCATAGTGGCAACAGCACTTGTGGATACCGGCTCAAGGATGGATGATGTCATATTCGAAGAGTTCAAGGGTACCGGTAACATGGAGCTTGTGCTGGATCGCCGGCTTTCCGAAAGGCGGATTTTCCCTTCCATTGATGTATTCAAGAGCGGCACCCGCCGGGAGGATCTGCTTGTTGAGGAGGCTGAAAGGGAGAAGGTGGTACTGCTTCGCCGCTATCTGACTACCATGACACCGCACGAAGCGATGGAGTTTCTGCTGGATAAAATCAAGGGCACCAGAGACAACAAAGAATTTCTGTTGTCAATGAATCAGTAG